A window of the Bradyrhizobium diazoefficiens genome harbors these coding sequences:
- a CDS encoding marine proteobacterial sortase target protein: MDNCDAVDDNDHPWLGRLVKVGLFLLAQGIAVLLVSFVALLVSFAPGWSATTEQANLLQPGDAKSGSLLLKEDGAYTEAIRLGVDVDITVSGPTLRTRVTQIFRNPTNDWVEATYVYPLATDGAVDTLKMVVGDRVIVGDIKGRQQARVIYEQARRNGQKAALTEQERPNIFTNSVANIGPGETVLVQIEYQEPVHQSGNEYSLRVPLVVGPRYNPAPIVQSVDFRKDGSGWGATNSDPVPDRDRISPPVLDPAKNPPINPISITVHLKAGFALGEVKSHHHNVKIESPDNTTRVVTLADGTVPADRDFELTWKPAAEKAPSVGLFREHVGDADYLLAFVTPPAAEQATQKPQPREVVFVIDNSGSMGGTSIEQAKASLLYALGRLQPNDRFNVIRFDDTMDVLFPTSLPADAAHIGEATSFVSALQARGGTEMVPAMRAALTDKLGDTNMVRQIVFLTDGAIGNEQQLFEAITAMRGRSRIFMVGIGSAPNTYLMTRASELGRGAFTHIGSVEQVEERMRGLFAKLENPAVTGLTAKFSEAKADITPAIIPDIYRDEPLVLAAKLDKLAGSLEVKGRVGDRPWSVTLPLQNAAEGKGLSKLWARRKIGDAEVARTLREMAPEDTDKTILALALDHQIVTRLTSLVAVDKTPSRPEGERLKLSELPINLPAGWDFAKVFGERQQLTPTQPRERRADAGQPAARRPAPVTPNAIRLPKTATSAALKMIAGLIMIVLALILFVFNRRQHLLTDAA; this comes from the coding sequence ATGGACAATTGCGACGCAGTCGACGACAACGATCACCCTTGGCTCGGCAGACTGGTCAAGGTCGGACTGTTCCTCCTGGCGCAGGGCATTGCCGTGCTCCTGGTCAGTTTCGTGGCCCTGCTGGTGAGCTTCGCGCCGGGCTGGTCGGCGACGACCGAGCAGGCAAACCTGCTCCAGCCCGGCGATGCCAAGTCCGGCAGCCTCCTCCTGAAGGAGGACGGCGCTTACACCGAAGCCATCCGTCTCGGGGTCGATGTCGACATCACGGTATCCGGCCCGACGCTGCGCACGCGCGTCACGCAGATCTTCCGCAACCCGACCAACGACTGGGTCGAGGCCACCTATGTCTATCCGTTGGCCACCGACGGCGCCGTCGACACGCTCAAGATGGTGGTCGGCGACCGCGTCATCGTCGGCGACATCAAGGGGCGTCAGCAGGCACGCGTGATCTACGAGCAGGCGCGCCGCAACGGACAGAAAGCCGCGCTCACCGAGCAGGAGCGGCCCAACATTTTCACCAACTCGGTCGCCAATATCGGTCCCGGCGAAACCGTGCTGGTGCAGATCGAATATCAGGAGCCGGTGCATCAGTCCGGCAACGAATATTCGCTGCGCGTGCCGCTCGTGGTCGGCCCGCGCTACAATCCGGCGCCGATCGTGCAGAGCGTCGACTTTCGCAAGGACGGCTCCGGTTGGGGCGCGACCAATTCTGACCCGGTGCCCGACCGTGACCGCATCTCGCCGCCCGTGCTCGATCCTGCCAAGAATCCCCCGATCAATCCGATCAGCATCACGGTGCACCTGAAAGCCGGCTTTGCGCTTGGCGAGGTCAAGAGCCACCATCACAACGTCAAGATCGAGAGCCCGGACAACACGACGCGCGTCGTGACGCTCGCCGACGGCACCGTGCCCGCCGACCGCGACTTCGAGCTGACCTGGAAGCCGGCCGCCGAGAAGGCACCGTCGGTCGGCCTGTTCCGCGAGCATGTCGGCGATGCCGACTATTTGCTCGCGTTCGTCACGCCGCCGGCCGCCGAGCAAGCAACGCAGAAGCCGCAGCCGCGCGAAGTGGTGTTCGTGATCGACAATTCCGGCTCGATGGGCGGCACTTCGATCGAACAGGCCAAGGCGAGCTTGCTCTATGCGCTCGGCCGTCTCCAGCCGAACGATCGCTTCAACGTCATCCGTTTCGACGACACCATGGACGTGCTGTTTCCGACCTCGCTGCCGGCCGATGCCGCGCATATTGGTGAAGCGACGTCGTTCGTCAGCGCATTGCAGGCACGTGGCGGCACCGAGATGGTGCCGGCAATGCGCGCGGCGCTGACCGACAAGCTCGGTGACACCAACATGGTTCGCCAGATCGTCTTCCTCACCGACGGCGCGATCGGCAACGAGCAGCAATTGTTCGAGGCGATCACCGCGATGCGCGGCCGCTCGCGCATCTTCATGGTCGGTATCGGCTCAGCGCCCAACACCTATCTGATGACGCGGGCCTCCGAGCTCGGCCGCGGCGCCTTCACCCACATCGGCTCGGTCGAGCAGGTCGAGGAGCGCATGCGCGGCCTGTTCGCCAAGCTGGAGAACCCTGCCGTGACCGGCCTCACCGCAAAGTTCTCCGAAGCCAAGGCCGACATTACACCCGCGATCATTCCCGACATCTATCGCGACGAGCCGCTGGTGCTCGCAGCAAAGCTCGACAAGCTTGCCGGCTCGCTGGAGGTCAAGGGTCGCGTCGGTGACCGGCCGTGGTCGGTGACGCTGCCGCTGCAAAACGCCGCCGAGGGCAAAGGCCTGTCAAAACTCTGGGCCAGACGCAAGATCGGCGATGCCGAGGTGGCGCGGACGCTCCGCGAGATGGCGCCGGAGGACACGGACAAGACGATCCTGGCGCTGGCGCTCGACCATCAGATCGTCACGCGACTGACCAGCCTCGTCGCGGTCGACAAGACGCCGAGCCGTCCCGAAGGCGAGAGGCTCAAGCTCAGCGAGCTTCCGATCAACCTGCCGGCGGGCTGGGATTTCGCGAAGGTGTTCGGCGAACGACAGCAGCTGACGCCGACACAGCCGCGCGAGCGCCGCGCCGATGCAGGCCAGCCTGCGGCAAGGCGGCCGGCTCCTGTCACGCCCAATGCGATCCGCCTGCCCAAGACCGCGACTTCGGCCGCGCTGAAGATGATTGCAGGCCTGATCATGATCGTTCTCGCCCTGATCCTGTTCGTGTTCAACCGGCGTCAGCACTTGCTCACTGACGCCGCTTGA
- a CDS encoding MlaD family protein gives MARASNLVIGTTTLAVIAVAFGGVLGVQKWRTIQSRGQLRVVFEGGSASGLRRGGPVNFDGVPAGQILSIKLDSPRKVVALVSLDNTAPIRKDTVAGIEFQGLTGVAAVSLIGGAPSAPPVPLDSDGIPVLTADLSDAESIVDTLHSVDRSIVSNAPAIKDGLRTFENHTADLRGKGDEIDAVMLKVDNAFAGFDKAVTKIEGVVPGFVDGKADDLFEKMKGLHELADTMKKKSASFLEDTRHSLLDLSEAANKMSGTPAPAAAPRPPRKPTQQKR, from the coding sequence ATGGCACGCGCGAGCAATCTGGTGATCGGAACGACGACGCTGGCGGTGATTGCCGTGGCGTTCGGCGGCGTGCTCGGCGTGCAGAAATGGCGCACCATCCAGAGCCGCGGCCAGTTGCGCGTGGTGTTCGAAGGCGGCTCCGCCAGCGGCCTGCGCCGCGGCGGCCCGGTCAATTTCGACGGCGTGCCCGCCGGCCAGATCCTGTCGATCAAGCTGGACAGTCCGCGCAAGGTCGTGGCGCTGGTGTCGCTCGACAACACCGCGCCGATCCGCAAGGACACCGTCGCCGGCATCGAGTTCCAGGGCCTCACCGGTGTCGCAGCGGTCTCGCTGATCGGCGGCGCACCGTCAGCGCCGCCGGTGCCGCTGGACTCGGACGGCATTCCGGTGCTGACCGCCGACCTCAGCGACGCCGAATCCATCGTCGACACGCTGCACAGCGTCGATCGCAGCATCGTCAGCAACGCACCCGCGATCAAGGACGGCCTGCGCACGTTCGAAAACCATACGGCCGATCTCAGAGGCAAGGGTGACGAGATCGACGCGGTGATGCTCAAGGTCGACAATGCATTCGCAGGATTCGACAAGGCGGTCACCAAGATCGAAGGCGTGGTCCCCGGCTTCGTCGACGGCAAGGCCGACGATCTGTTCGAAAAAATGAAGGGGCTGCACGAGCTCGCGGACACCATGAAGAAGAAATCGGCAAGCTTCCTCGAGGACACGCGCCACTCGCTGCTCGATCTCAGCGAGGCCGCCAACAAGATGAGCGGGACGCCCGCGCCTGCCGCCGCCCCGCGTCCGCCGCGCAAGCCAACGCAGCAGAAGCGGTAG
- a CDS encoding helix-turn-helix domain-containing protein, whose translation MQTQDKLSDGQLSDEQSREVAETIREEIARRRISRQALAEQAKLSLSTLEKALGGRRPFTLATTVRLEQALGVSLRKSTVAPSPTAGNDVAPDSLGSYSHRAVTWLEDVYITLRPSFGDKDAIFAYRTEIAWEPKLSSLVFREGERTDAAYEHTGEVAVPHQSGFIYLVINKHGQHRVITVSRPTVSGAMYGIIATLRAGAGSQLTPVAAPIAYVPARNIADPIVGRIAPDHAHYKLYRDHLRRTVDESFALFLPA comes from the coding sequence ATGCAGACGCAAGACAAGCTCTCTGACGGGCAGCTTTCGGACGAGCAAAGCCGGGAGGTCGCGGAGACGATCCGCGAGGAGATCGCGAGGCGCCGGATTTCGCGGCAGGCGCTGGCCGAGCAGGCCAAGCTCAGCCTGTCGACGCTGGAGAAGGCGCTCGGCGGCCGCCGACCGTTCACGCTGGCAACCACGGTCCGGCTCGAGCAGGCCTTGGGCGTGTCCTTGCGCAAGAGCACGGTTGCACCGTCGCCCACGGCCGGCAACGATGTCGCGCCCGACAGCCTCGGCTCCTATTCGCATCGCGCGGTGACCTGGCTCGAAGACGTCTACATCACGCTGCGGCCGTCCTTTGGCGACAAGGATGCGATCTTCGCCTATCGTACCGAGATCGCCTGGGAGCCGAAGCTTTCCTCGCTGGTCTTCCGCGAGGGCGAGCGGACCGATGCGGCCTATGAACACACCGGCGAAGTTGCGGTGCCGCATCAGTCGGGGTTCATCTATCTTGTCATCAACAAGCATGGCCAGCATCGCGTGATCACGGTATCGCGGCCAACCGTGTCTGGCGCGATGTATGGCATCATCGCGACGCTGCGCGCCGGCGCCGGTTCGCAGCTGACCCCCGTCGCGGCACCGATCGCCTATGTGCCGGCGCGGAATATCGCCGATCCTATTGTGGGCCGGATCGCGCCCGACCACGCGCATTACAAGCTGTATCGCGATCACCTTCGGCGTACCGTCGACGAGTCTTTTGCGCTCTTTCTGCCTGCCTGA
- a CDS encoding acetate--CoA ligase family protein, translating to MEARVAKAQVSAASVPARSWSPPPDASDIVKGIHAMLHPHNIVLVGATDKPGNYAERIWNNLVRYGFEGGLYPVNAKREIIWGVPCYKDFASLPEKPDHVLVLVPARFAVQVIRDAAAAGARSATIVTSGFSELQDDESQKLAAELQQAVRETGLAVTGPNCLGNLSAGEKLFTNIDDRIVTMEQGAVAIAGQSGAIVMAIRQALEDRGVGVGYMVTTGNETGLETPDLMRYFAEDPSVKVIVVYLEGVRNTKAFRDACKAARAASKPVIAFKLGSSEGGRAAAMAHTGALAGSIETFDAIATREGVIRVGGLDELIETTECFVHAAVPKGDRLAAVTLSGGKRGMLLDAFYAAGLNFAPLSPHVGSELAKMLGPGSIVGNPLDAGFAAVVDPSVYMKSIKLMIDDPDIDIVIIDAEFPKAPHEQRERNLRIVNEMASRASKPVIYISAMSIGFTDFTKGLRKSLPHLAVMQGMDRAVTAIKSLVAYARLRKEVPDIVSSSKPAARAVLEKALASASGAALDEVASKKLLKAYGIPVSKEGIAQTAADAVKIAKQIGFPVVAKVVSAEILHKSDIGGVVLNLNSAAEVKKAFSDITARVKKLKGKPKLDGILIAQQVKAELELVVGASLDAEMGPVVLFGTGGIDIELMKDVALAGAPLDEAEARLLIGRTKAGIKMRGYRGKPALHEASAVKALVGLSNLIADAGDRIASIDVNPFLINAKTGVAVDALIVLNNAAAKRAAGH from the coding sequence ATGGAAGCCCGGGTCGCTAAAGCGCAAGTCTCTGCTGCGTCGGTTCCTGCCCGCTCATGGTCGCCGCCGCCCGATGCCAGCGACATCGTCAAGGGCATCCACGCCATGCTGCATCCGCACAACATCGTGCTGGTGGGCGCGACCGACAAGCCGGGCAACTACGCCGAGCGCATCTGGAACAATCTGGTCAGATACGGCTTCGAGGGCGGCCTCTATCCTGTCAACGCCAAGCGCGAAATCATCTGGGGCGTGCCCTGCTACAAGGATTTTGCGAGCCTCCCCGAGAAGCCTGATCACGTTTTGGTGCTGGTGCCCGCACGCTTTGCCGTGCAGGTGATCCGCGACGCCGCTGCCGCCGGCGCGCGATCCGCTACCATCGTCACCTCGGGTTTCAGCGAGTTGCAGGATGACGAGAGCCAGAAGCTCGCCGCGGAGCTGCAACAGGCCGTGCGTGAGACCGGGCTTGCCGTTACCGGCCCCAACTGCCTCGGCAATTTGAGCGCCGGCGAAAAGCTCTTCACCAACATCGACGACCGCATCGTCACCATGGAACAAGGCGCGGTGGCGATCGCCGGCCAATCCGGCGCCATCGTCATGGCAATCCGCCAGGCGCTGGAGGATCGCGGCGTCGGTGTCGGCTACATGGTGACAACAGGCAACGAGACCGGGCTCGAGACGCCCGACCTGATGCGCTATTTCGCCGAAGATCCGAGCGTCAAGGTGATCGTGGTCTATCTCGAAGGCGTGCGCAACACCAAGGCGTTTCGCGACGCCTGCAAGGCCGCGCGTGCCGCGAGCAAGCCGGTGATCGCGTTCAAGCTCGGATCATCGGAAGGCGGCCGTGCCGCCGCAATGGCGCACACCGGCGCACTGGCGGGCTCGATCGAGACGTTCGACGCGATTGCAACCCGTGAAGGCGTGATCCGCGTGGGCGGGCTCGACGAGCTGATCGAGACCACCGAATGCTTCGTCCACGCCGCCGTGCCCAAGGGCGACCGGCTCGCCGCCGTCACGCTGTCCGGCGGCAAGCGCGGCATGCTGCTCGATGCCTTCTATGCCGCAGGCCTGAATTTTGCACCTTTGAGCCCGCACGTCGGCTCCGAGCTCGCAAAAATGCTCGGGCCGGGCTCGATCGTCGGCAATCCGCTCGACGCCGGCTTTGCCGCCGTGGTCGATCCTTCCGTCTACATGAAGTCGATCAAGCTCATGATCGACGATCCCGATATCGACATCGTCATCATCGACGCCGAGTTTCCGAAAGCGCCGCACGAGCAGCGCGAGCGAAACTTGCGCATCGTCAACGAGATGGCGAGCCGGGCCTCAAAGCCGGTGATCTATATCAGCGCGATGTCGATCGGCTTCACCGACTTCACCAAGGGCCTGCGCAAATCGCTGCCGCACCTCGCGGTGATGCAGGGCATGGACCGCGCGGTGACCGCGATCAAATCGCTGGTCGCCTATGCCAGGCTGCGCAAAGAGGTACCCGACATCGTCTCGAGCTCGAAACCCGCCGCGCGCGCCGTGCTGGAGAAAGCGCTGGCGTCGGCGAGCGGCGCCGCGCTCGACGAGGTCGCCTCGAAAAAGCTGCTGAAGGCCTATGGCATTCCGGTCTCGAAGGAGGGAATTGCGCAGACGGCGGCGGACGCCGTGAAGATCGCCAAGCAGATCGGCTTTCCGGTCGTGGCCAAAGTCGTCAGCGCCGAGATCCTGCACAAGTCCGATATCGGCGGCGTGGTGCTGAACCTCAACAGCGCGGCTGAGGTGAAGAAAGCATTTTCCGACATCACCGCGCGGGTGAAGAAGCTGAAGGGCAAGCCGAAGCTCGACGGCATCCTGATCGCGCAGCAAGTCAAGGCCGAGCTCGAGCTCGTGGTCGGCGCGTCGCTCGACGCTGAGATGGGGCCGGTCGTGCTGTTCGGCACCGGCGGCATCGATATCGAGCTGATGAAGGACGTGGCGCTGGCCGGCGCGCCGCTGGACGAGGCCGAGGCGCGGCTCCTGATCGGTCGCACCAAGGCCGGCATCAAGATGCGCGGCTATCGCGGCAAGCCGGCACTGCACGAGGCCTCGGCCGTGAAGGCGCTGGTCGGCCTGTCCAACCTGATCGCGGATGCCGGCGACCGGATTGCCTCGATCGACGTCAATCCGTTCCTGATCAATGCCAAAACCGGCGTCGCGGTCGACGCGCTGATCGTGCTGAACAATGCGGCTGCGAAGCGCGCCGCTGGGCATTGA
- a CDS encoding autotransporter outer membrane beta-barrel domain-containing protein codes for MRGEGPSRQQGRLRRYGAASLVSASALVLGLSLWTTPANALCTPDPAASGQTVTCSGTDTDGFQAGIGVDSLTVNVLSGATVNDNGTVSIGVNDSSTVTNNGTLSAGSGLIGIGVGNSNTVTNNATITVLDNGLGILAIDHNIITNAGTVTTGDGGAAISVHDNNTVTNSGALSIGASGVGIFAGQNNTITNATTGTIAGVNDSIGIYAFSGSTVTNAGAITVGDSTGLSGGILAISNNNTVTNTATGTITVGQNAAGIFLQGDVQTVSNFGRITAGDFGVGIAVQGDDSKVTNGGTINVGLVGGGIIYGGSSSTITNSGRITGADGVEGIIVFGNSNTITNSGTITVGAGGIGIDASAFSTTNQIVNTGTITVGVNGTGIVVSGGGSVFNSGTINASEFGAVAIDFCGCGSNTLTVGPGSVINGQVLASGTDTFQLGGVGKDTFNLDLIGTGLQYDGFSTFNKIDSSTWTVTGTGNQDWNVLGGTLLLAGTINGNVSVAAGGTFGGVGTVGSSISVNGGALAPGSPTGTLSVSGDLSFTSTSSYVVQVSGTSNGIAVVVGTATPGGATVVVVPTGSIAKHYTILTAGSLPDKFNPVVAGLSSNLQASLSYDPNNVFLDLALNYGGGLNINQQNVANALTRYFNSSGSLPVTLANLSPAGLTQASGESATGSQQTTFNAMNLFMGLLTDVFGAGRSGAPGAAPYADETSANAYAATGKRPSDALASIQRKAPSPTFEQRWDVWAAGYGGSQTTDGRAALGSNNTTSSVYGTAVGLDYRFSPATVAGFALAGGGTGFGVNGLGWGHSDLFQAGAFVRHNAGPAYVTAALAYGWQDVTTNRIVTAAGTDQLRARFNANAVSGRIEGGYRQATPWIGLTPYAALQATMFNLPSYSEFAVVGNNAFALNYAAKDLTSTRTELGLRADRSFAAGGGVLTLRGRAAWAHDFNPDRTVGAVFQTLPGSAFVVNGAALARDSALTTASVQMNWLNGWSASATFEGEFSTVTRSYAGKGVVRYSW; via the coding sequence ATGCGGGGCGAGGGGCCATCGAGGCAGCAGGGTCGACTGCGCCGATACGGCGCTGCCTCGCTCGTCAGCGCATCGGCGCTCGTCTTGGGGCTCAGCCTCTGGACGACGCCAGCCAATGCGCTCTGTACGCCGGATCCGGCCGCAAGTGGCCAGACTGTGACGTGTAGCGGCACTGACACGGATGGCTTTCAGGCCGGCATCGGGGTCGACAGCCTCACTGTCAACGTACTGTCGGGCGCGACCGTGAACGACAACGGCACGGTCTCGATTGGCGTCAACGACTCCAGCACCGTCACCAACAACGGAACGCTGTCGGCAGGCTCGGGCCTGATCGGCATCGGTGTCGGAAATTCGAATACCGTGACCAACAACGCTACGATCACGGTGCTCGACAACGGTCTTGGCATCCTGGCGATCGATCACAATATCATCACCAATGCCGGAACGGTCACGACCGGCGACGGCGGCGCCGCGATCTCGGTTCACGACAACAACACCGTCACCAACAGCGGTGCGCTGTCGATCGGCGCGTCGGGTGTGGGCATCTTCGCGGGCCAGAACAACACGATCACCAATGCCACGACGGGCACGATCGCCGGCGTCAACGATTCGATCGGCATCTACGCGTTCAGCGGCTCGACCGTGACCAACGCCGGCGCGATCACGGTCGGCGATTCCACCGGACTCTCCGGCGGCATTCTCGCAATCAGCAACAACAACACGGTCACCAACACCGCCACCGGCACGATCACGGTCGGGCAGAACGCCGCCGGCATCTTCCTGCAAGGCGACGTCCAGACCGTCAGCAATTTCGGCAGAATCACGGCCGGCGATTTTGGCGTCGGCATTGCCGTGCAGGGCGACGACTCGAAGGTTACCAACGGCGGCACGATCAACGTTGGCCTGGTCGGCGGGGGCATCATCTATGGAGGCTCGTCCTCCACGATCACCAACAGCGGGCGGATCACGGGCGCCGATGGTGTCGAGGGCATCATCGTGTTCGGTAATTCCAACACCATTACCAACAGCGGCACGATCACCGTGGGCGCAGGCGGCATCGGCATTGATGCGAGTGCGTTCTCGACGACAAACCAGATCGTAAACACCGGCACCATCACCGTTGGCGTTAACGGCACAGGCATCGTGGTAAGTGGCGGCGGCAGCGTCTTCAACTCGGGTACCATCAACGCCAGCGAGTTCGGTGCTGTGGCCATCGACTTCTGCGGCTGTGGCTCCAACACGCTTACGGTCGGCCCCGGCAGCGTCATCAACGGCCAGGTGTTGGCATCCGGAACCGACACGTTCCAGCTTGGCGGCGTCGGCAAGGATACGTTCAACCTCGACCTGATCGGTACCGGCCTCCAGTACGACGGCTTCTCGACCTTCAACAAGATCGACAGCTCGACCTGGACCGTGACCGGCACCGGCAATCAGGACTGGAACGTGCTCGGTGGTACGCTTCTGCTCGCTGGCACCATCAACGGCAATGTGAGCGTCGCGGCGGGCGGCACGTTTGGCGGCGTCGGCACGGTTGGAAGCTCCATCTCCGTCAATGGCGGCGCGCTGGCGCCCGGTAGCCCAACCGGGACGCTCAGCGTATCAGGTGATCTCTCTTTCACATCGACGTCGAGCTACGTGGTGCAGGTGTCTGGCACGAGCAATGGCATCGCGGTCGTGGTTGGAACGGCAACGCCCGGCGGCGCCACGGTCGTGGTCGTCCCGACCGGATCGATCGCGAAGCATTACACGATCCTGACTGCGGGCTCGTTACCCGACAAGTTCAATCCGGTCGTGGCGGGGCTTTCGTCGAATCTCCAGGCCAGCCTAAGCTACGACCCGAATAATGTATTTCTCGATCTCGCTCTGAATTATGGTGGCGGTCTCAATATCAATCAGCAGAACGTCGCCAATGCTTTGACTCGATATTTCAACAGCAGTGGTAGCCTTCCCGTGACGCTGGCGAACCTTTCGCCCGCCGGTCTCACGCAGGCCTCCGGCGAATCCGCAACGGGATCGCAGCAGACCACGTTCAATGCGATGAATCTGTTCATGGGCCTGTTGACCGACGTGTTCGGTGCAGGACGCAGCGGCGCGCCGGGTGCTGCGCCTTATGCGGACGAGACCAGCGCGAATGCCTATGCCGCGACTGGCAAGCGGCCCAGCGACGCCCTCGCCTCGATCCAGCGCAAGGCGCCATCGCCGACATTCGAGCAGCGCTGGGATGTCTGGGCGGCGGGCTACGGCGGCTCGCAGACCACCGACGGCCGTGCGGCACTCGGCTCGAACAATACGACGAGCAGCGTCTACGGGACTGCGGTCGGTCTCGACTATCGCTTCTCGCCCGCGACGGTCGCGGGTTTCGCGCTCGCCGGCGGCGGCACCGGCTTCGGCGTCAACGGACTTGGCTGGGGCCACTCCGATCTGTTCCAGGCCGGCGCTTTCGTTCGCCACAATGCCGGGCCTGCCTATGTCACGGCTGCGCTGGCCTATGGCTGGCAGGATGTCACCACCAACCGCATCGTCACAGCCGCCGGCACCGATCAGCTGCGCGCGCGGTTCAATGCCAACGCCGTTTCAGGCCGTATCGAAGGCGGCTATCGCCAGGCGACGCCGTGGATCGGGCTGACGCCCTATGCCGCGCTCCAGGCCACAATGTTCAACCTGCCGAGCTATTCGGAATTCGCCGTGGTCGGCAACAACGCCTTCGCGCTCAACTATGCCGCCAAGGACCTGACCAGCACCCGCACCGAGCTCGGCCTGCGCGCCGACAGATCGTTTGCCGCCGGCGGCGGCGTGCTGACGCTGCGCGGCCGCGCCGCCTGGGCGCATGATTTCAATCCGGATCGCACGGTCGGCGCGGTGTTCCAGACGCTGCCGGGATCGGCCTTCGTCGTGAATGGCGCAGCACTGGCGCGCGATTCCGCGCTGACCACGGCGTCGGTGCAGATGAACTGGTTGAACGGCTGGTCTGCGTCGGCAACCTTCGAGGGCGAGTTCTCGACCGTCACGCGCTCCTACGCCGGCAAGGGCGTCGTGCGCTACAGCTGGTAG
- a CDS encoding class GN sortase, with the protein MPRLISPLVLALVGTMLFGDGAYIHAKAWLAQILLERAFDRSVATGQPVKPWSWADTWPVARIEVKRIGASAIVLEGTSGQALAFGPGHLHQTVDAGERGVAIYAAHRDTHFRFLRDVAIGDVIDVARSDGQHFRYRADSSAVVRFDASGLDDAAEGFALVLATCWPFDAVTSGPERYILHATLIGADR; encoded by the coding sequence ATGCCCCGCCTCATCTCGCCTCTGGTCCTGGCGCTTGTCGGAACGATGCTGTTCGGCGACGGCGCCTACATCCACGCCAAGGCGTGGCTCGCGCAGATTCTGCTGGAGCGTGCGTTCGACCGGAGCGTTGCCACCGGTCAGCCAGTCAAGCCATGGTCCTGGGCCGATACCTGGCCGGTGGCCCGGATAGAGGTGAAACGGATCGGCGCCAGCGCCATCGTACTGGAGGGCACGAGCGGCCAGGCGCTCGCTTTCGGACCCGGTCATCTCCACCAAACGGTTGATGCGGGCGAGCGCGGCGTTGCGATATATGCTGCTCATCGCGATACACATTTCCGCTTCCTGCGGGATGTCGCCATTGGTGACGTGATCGATGTCGCACGCAGCGACGGTCAACACTTTCGCTATCGCGCGGATTCCTCGGCCGTGGTCCGTTTCGATGCATCGGGCCTCGACGACGCGGCAGAAGGTTTCGCGCTTGTTCTTGCGACCTGCTGGCCATTCGACGCCGTCACCTCCGGCCCCGAGCGCTACATCCTGCATGCAACATTGATTGGCGCCGACAGATAG
- a CDS encoding ABC transporter substrate-binding protein translates to MNKKLSLLAAATALSLLTTQGASAQKAYDTGVTDTEIKIGNVEAYSGPASAYGVIGKTEEAYFKMINDQGGINGRKINWISYDDGYSPPKTVEQIRKLIESDEVFLVFNALGTPTQTAVQKYHNSKKVPQLFLATGASKWNDPHNFPWTMGFQPSYRVEARIFAKYILKEKPDAKVAIFYANDDFGKDYLAGIKDVFGDKASKLIVAEESYETSEPSIDAHIVKLKDTGADVFVNIATPKFAAQAIKKIAELGWKPMHLMSDVSVSIGAVMKPAGLEASEGVLSAGYLKDASDPQWKDDDGMKKFMVFIEKYMPGANISDANLVYGYAAAQTMVQVLKQAGDNLTRENVMKQAASLKDFTPDTLIPGITINTSATDFAPIEQLKMWRFKSGQWELFGPIISAEPSG, encoded by the coding sequence ATGAACAAGAAGCTCTCCCTGCTTGCCGCAGCAACCGCGTTGTCACTGCTCACGACCCAGGGCGCTTCTGCCCAAAAGGCCTACGACACCGGCGTCACCGACACCGAGATCAAGATCGGCAATGTCGAGGCCTATTCGGGACCTGCTTCCGCCTACGGCGTCATCGGCAAGACCGAGGAAGCCTATTTCAAGATGATCAACGATCAGGGCGGCATCAACGGCCGCAAGATCAACTGGATCTCCTATGACGACGGCTACTCGCCGCCGAAGACGGTGGAACAGATCCGTAAGCTGATCGAAAGCGACGAGGTCTTCCTGGTGTTCAACGCGCTGGGTACGCCGACCCAGACCGCCGTGCAGAAATATCACAACTCCAAGAAGGTGCCGCAGCTCTTCCTCGCCACCGGCGCCAGCAAGTGGAACGACCCGCACAACTTCCCCTGGACCATGGGCTTCCAGCCGAGCTACCGGGTCGAGGCACGGATCTTCGCAAAATACATCTTGAAGGAGAAGCCGGACGCCAAGGTCGCGATCTTCTATGCCAACGACGATTTCGGCAAAGACTACCTTGCCGGCATCAAGGACGTGTTCGGCGACAAGGCCTCGAAGCTGATCGTGGCTGAAGAAAGCTACGAGACGTCGGAGCCGTCGATCGACGCCCATATCGTCAAGCTCAAGGACACCGGCGCCGATGTCTTCGTGAATATTGCGACCCCGAAATTCGCAGCGCAGGCCATCAAGAAGATCGCCGAGCTCGGCTGGAAGCCGATGCATCTGATGAGTGACGTGTCGGTGTCGATCGGCGCAGTGATGAAGCCCGCCGGCCTCGAGGCCTCCGAAGGCGTGCTCTCGGCCGGTTACCTCAAGGACGCGTCGGATCCGCAGTGGAAGGACGATGACGGCATGAAGAAGTTCATGGTCTTTATCGAAAAGTACATGCCGGGTGCGAACATTTCGGACGCCAATCTGGTTTACGGCTACGCCGCAGCCCAGACCATGGTGCAGGTGCTGAAGCAGGCGGGCGATAATCTCACCCGCGAGAACGTGATGAAGCAGGCCGCCAGCCTGAAGGACTTCACCCCCGACACGCTGATCCCGGGGATCACGATCAACACCTCGGCCACCGACTTCGCGCCGATCGAGCAGCTCAAGATGTGGCGGTTCAAGAGCGGCCAGTGGGAGCTGTTCGGCCCCATCATCAGCGCCGAGCCGAGCGGCTAG